The Deltaproteobacteria bacterium genome includes a window with the following:
- the rsmD gene encoding 16S rRNA (guanine(966)-N(2))-methyltransferase RsmD — translation MRVVAGKWGGRTIRAPRGTSVRPTTDRVREAVFAILGGDVEGSVVLDLFAGTGAMAIESLSRGAAEAVLVESSPAALNALRANLVALEAEGAVCLPLDYREAIRRLSAKGRTFDLVFLDPPYGKGLVGRSAELLSRAGILAPGAVVVAERASRDPGETLPAAWRERADRRYGDTRITLYDIPDPCGQAPPGGQKQEKQ, via the coding sequence GTGCGTGTTGTCGCGGGGAAGTGGGGGGGGCGAACGATTCGCGCCCCGCGCGGCACTTCCGTCCGACCGACCACCGACCGGGTCCGCGAGGCCGTGTTCGCGATCCTCGGGGGCGACGTGGAGGGGAGCGTCGTGCTCGACCTCTTCGCCGGGACGGGCGCGATGGCGATCGAGTCGCTCTCCCGCGGGGCGGCCGAAGCTGTCCTTGTGGAATCTTCGCCGGCGGCGCTCAACGCGCTGAGGGCGAACCTTGTGGCGCTGGAGGCGGAAGGCGCGGTCTGCCTCCCGCTCGACTACCGGGAGGCGATCCGGAGGCTCTCCGCGAAGGGTCGGACGTTCGATCTCGTGTTCCTCGACCCCCCGTACGGCAAGGGGCTGGTCGGCCGGTCGGCGGAGCTGCTTTCCCGCGCCGGGATTCTCGCTCCCGGCGCCGTGGTGGTGGCGGAGCGGGCCTCCCGGGATCCCGGGGAAACGCTCCCGGCGGCGTGGAGGGAGCGGGCCGACCGCCGGTACGGCGATACGCGGATCACCTTGTACGACATCCCCGATCCCTGCGGGCAGGCGCCGCCGGGCGGGCAGAAACAGGAGAAACAATGA
- the coaD gene encoding pantetheine-phosphate adenylyltransferase yields MRTVAVYPGSFDPPTNGHLDIIERSSRVFSRVIVAVALNLRKNAFFTAAERVRMLKRLTSTMGNVEVTSFHGLLVQFAREQEAHVLVRGLRAISDFEYEYQMAHMNRKLDQEIDTVIMMTGERHSAISSNIVKEIAMFGGKIDDLVPPLVRDILFKKLKGAKKK; encoded by the coding sequence ATGAGAACCGTTGCCGTCTACCCTGGCTCGTTCGATCCACCCACGAACGGACACCTGGACATCATCGAGCGATCCTCCCGGGTCTTCTCGCGGGTGATCGTCGCGGTGGCGCTGAACCTTCGGAAAAACGCCTTCTTCACCGCCGCGGAACGCGTTCGGATGCTGAAGCGGTTGACCTCCACGATGGGGAACGTCGAGGTCACTTCGTTCCACGGCCTGCTGGTGCAGTTCGCCCGGGAGCAGGAGGCCCACGTCTTGGTGCGGGGGCTGCGGGCGATCTCGGACTTCGAGTACGAGTACCAGATGGCCCACATGAACCGGAAGCTGGACCAGGAGATCGATACGGTGATCATGATGACCGGGGAGCGTCACTCCGCGATCAGCTCGAACATCGTGAAGGAAATCGCCATGTTCGGCGGGAAGATCGACGACCTCGTGCCGCCCCTGGTGCGGGACATCTTGTTCAAGAAGCTGAAAGGAGCGAAGAAAAAATGA
- a CDS encoding pyridoxal phosphate-dependent aminotransferase has protein sequence MKLSGRVGRIKPSPTLAITGKAKQMKAQGIDVVGFGAGEPDFDTPDHIKAVAKKALDDGYTKYTPVPGSPELKDAIIAKLKRDSGLEYKRENIIVSLGAKHSIYNVAQAFLEAGDEVIIPAPYWVSYPDIALLADATPVIVEAKQATGFKITPAQLEKAITPKTKLFVLNSPSNPTGAAYSKAELEALAQVIVKKDITVLSDEIYEKLVYDGFQFTSFASLGEEVKKRTILVNGLSKSHSMTGWRIGYVAADKDLVAAMTNIQSQSTSNPVSFCDKASIEALNGPQDFLKGWVAEFDRRRRYITDRLNKMPGVSCLLPQGAFYVFPNFSACYGKKTPAGKVIDGSSALSAYLLDDYKVAAVPGIAFGDDACQRLSYATSMANIEKGIDRIEQAVQALA, from the coding sequence ATGAAGCTTTCTGGCAGGGTAGGAAGGATCAAGCCGTCGCCGACGCTGGCGATCACCGGCAAGGCGAAGCAGATGAAGGCGCAGGGGATCGACGTGGTCGGCTTCGGGGCCGGGGAGCCGGATTTCGATACGCCGGATCATATCAAGGCCGTCGCCAAGAAGGCGCTGGACGACGGGTACACCAAGTACACCCCGGTCCCCGGCTCGCCGGAGCTCAAGGACGCCATCATCGCCAAGCTCAAGCGGGACAGCGGCCTCGAATACAAGCGGGAGAACATCATCGTCTCCCTCGGCGCGAAGCACTCGATCTACAACGTCGCCCAGGCGTTCCTCGAGGCCGGGGACGAGGTGATCATCCCCGCCCCGTACTGGGTTTCGTACCCGGACATCGCGCTTCTGGCGGACGCCACCCCGGTGATCGTCGAGGCGAAGCAGGCCACGGGGTTCAAGATCACCCCGGCGCAGCTGGAGAAGGCGATCACGCCGAAGACGAAGCTCTTCGTGCTGAACAGCCCTTCCAATCCCACCGGGGCGGCGTACTCGAAGGCGGAGCTCGAGGCGCTGGCCCAGGTCATCGTGAAGAAGGACATCACCGTCCTGTCGGACGAGATCTACGAGAAGCTCGTGTACGACGGCTTCCAATTCACCTCCTTCGCCTCGCTGGGCGAAGAGGTGAAGAAGCGCACGATCCTCGTAAACGGACTTTCCAAGTCGCACTCGATGACCGGGTGGCGGATCGGGTATGTCGCGGCGGACAAGGACCTCGTCGCGGCGATGACCAATATCCAGAGCCAGAGCACGAGCAACCCCGTGTCGTTCTGCGACAAGGCGTCGATCGAGGCGCTGAACGGCCCCCAGGACTTCCTGAAGGGGTGGGTTGCCGAGTTCGACCGGCGGCGGCGCTATATCACGGACCGGCTCAACAAGATGCCGGGCGTGTCGTGCCTGCTCCCACAGGGGGCGTTCTACGTCTTCCCGAACTTCTCCGCGTGCTACGGGAAGAAGACGCCGGCGGGCAAGGTGATCGACGGCTCCTCGGCCCTGTCGGCGTACCTGCTCGACGATTACAAGGTGGCCGCGGTCCCGGGGATCGCCTTCGGGGACGACGCGTGCCAGCGGCTCTCCTACGCCACCTCGATGGCCAACATCGAGAAGGGGATCGACCGCATCGAGCAGGCCGTCCAGGCCCTCGCGTAA